GATGAGTAGAAAAGGGCAGTCAGAGCCCTTCAGAATGAGTAGCATCGGTTCCTGGGCCTGTCGCCCTGTGGGACGTGGCCGTGGGACAGACGTCGTGGAAGATGGATACGGgaagcatgtgggctcagtctaGGTCTTCCTCCCCGGGACGACCCAGCTCCTCATAAATCTCACGCACAGCCAGAATGCGATTGAGCATGCTCTCCaacatgctgcggtccatggggatCACAGAATACCAGAGAGGTGACTCAGCAATGCAGGACCGCTCGGGTTGCAGGTAGAACACGTCATTGCGCGTCCGGAGGCTTTCAGGACTGCAatggtgggggcaggaggggggcAGGTGGACAGAGGTCAGTAACTGGGAGAAGTAGGGCCCGTGCGTCCCCAGGCTAATGCCATTCCTGCGAACCTACCAACTCACCATTTTGAGAGATAGAATTCATAGAACTTGACAGGGCAGCGGAGGGGATTCATGCGGTTCTCACGCTGCTCTAAAATGGGGGCTTCATCATCTCTCTTCCGTTTCCCAGGACCTGTGTCTGTGGAGGAGGCAAATGACCTGGACTCATTAAAAGTGCAGTCTCAACGATGGATCTCCAAGAGCACAGTCCAGGGCACAGGTTGAAGGCCTCAGGATACAAAATGGGCTCATGGAGAAATAAAGGCAGAAGAGTCGGTCAGTCTCTCTGCACCAACTCAACATTCTGCAACGTGCTGCTCTGAAGGGTGCCCTGGTTCTCACTGTTAAAACACTCTCTATCATCTTCCCAAAGTTGATTTCCTAAAGAGGTGATCTCAGAAGTCACATGGACAAACTGACAAAACAGACCCTACTGTAAAATCAGGGCTGCTTTCTGGGACAAACAGCGATGGCTCCAGCACCCCACACATTAGTCCTGGTAGAGTCTCAGGTCCAAAAGGGACCTTGGGAACTGATTCCAGGGCCAGAATAGAAACCAAGGTACTGTGGCAGTTACGCCCAGCAGCAGAGCCATGGAAAGCCTGTCATTCACTCTTGTCAACTCCCCCTTCAGCCAAACACACCCAACAGCTTCCTACCTGTCCACCACACCTCCTAAAAAGTAAATTGCCCTGAAATGAGGAAAGGCAGGAAACAGGCAACTGGGTAACCTCCTATATGTGATAATCACTTCCCACCAGATTGAAAGACTGGTTGTTGTTCCTTTTTTCTGGAAACCAGGAATGGAAGGATAGGGAAGCTAGAGATAATGGAGAGGGCCAACCTGGTGGTATggtggggcagggaaggggaaagcagagggagaggaaaagcAAAGGCGGGGGCAGCATCATACCTCGCCCTTTCCTCTGGCGGACAGGAGCATAGTAGCGGATGCTCACCACCTTGGTGGTGCCCCGAGGGGTGGTACACTTGCGGGACTGCCGGACCACATTGGTGAAGGAGAGCTGCATGTGTTCCTCGGCTGTCTGAAGCCCAAAAAACTTAGTGTTGAAAAACATGAGGGTGTTGAGAAGGACAAAGGGCGAGTAGACCCCCAGCTGCTTACACTCCCAGAGGTGCTCTTCCTCTACTCGGGAGAACACCGTATCTGCAAAGGCAAGGGGGAGAGGCTGTCAggagggactggctacccacacCTATCCCCTTTGCTCCCACACATTCCACTCACAAGCACTGAGCACACCAGACTCGTTTGGTCACTAAAggaccaccatgtgtaaaacccTGACACCTTGCTATACTGCACAGGAGGACTGGATTTGTTTGTTGGCTTTTGGTGGGGTTTGGGGggaattttttccccccagtttccACCTGCATTAGAAGTTTCACTCATGTAAACCTTCAGGAGTCcaacttccttctttcttcacttACCACTCAACCCTGGTCACTTTTTTGGTCCCAGAGATAGCTCTTCAGACCTAAGGCTTGATCCCCTCCTCATGTTCAAGAACAGGGGCTCTGATTCCCCTAGCTCTAAACCCCAAGGCACCCAACTACACGCTCCTGTACTCAGACCCTTTTGTGAAGAGTGGCAGACCCAAGAGTCCAGGGCTCGGAGTGGTACACTGGAAGAATAGAGCAAAGGGCAGAGGGGTTGCCAAGTCCTTGGCCCTTACTGTTAGGGAGGAGCGTGGGCTGCCAGGTACTCAGAGACTTGTTGAGTTCTTGAACAAAAGTCAGGTAGTAAAGGTCCGTGAAAATGTTCACCATTCGGTTATTTTCCAACAagtactggaaaaagaaaaacagacacacatacagCTAGACTCTGGGCCCTAGAGGAAAGACAATGATGCCAACGGCCTCAGGCATGGCGACCTGGACAGTTAGGAGACCATGGGAAACAGTTGCTGGGTTAAGTGATCCAGAGTGGTTTTCCCCAGGTAAACCTACAGCTCTCAGGTGCTGAGGCCCTGTTGGAGGAGAAGACAGTTTGGAAGAGACGTATCACAGCTGCTTCTTCACAAGCCCACACCCCTTTGTCAGCTAAGGCACATGTGACTTCTCCCCATGGAAACCAAACATTACCCCACCATTCAGGAGACCTCGCTCTGCCCATCCGTCCCCTCTGAGCATGGGTTTGAGGACAACAAAGCAACCCAGACAGCAATGAATACTGCTCCTTGGTCAATAGTCCTGGAATGCAGCTTTGATTTTGGTAGAGTATTGTCATTTCTTGTCCTGTCTGGAGTAGGAGATGCCTGCTCAAGGCAGCAGATGAGGTGAGGAACAGGAAGTGGGACAGAATCATTTCAGGTAGGACCCTGCCTACTGTGCTGAGTTACGACAAGTGAGGCGGCATGTCAGTGGTACCTGTTGGATGCCAAGACACAGATAGTAGATGCTATCAGGTTCATATCGTTCACCGTTGGGTCGAGTGATTTCTCTCACAAACTGGGCCAAACCATAGTTGAgttcagcagctgagcaggccaGAATATCCTCCTTGATACGCATAGGTTTGGCTGCAAAGATACACAGTGGAGGTAGCTGGCATTAAGACAGCTCCACATGGAGAATTTCCCTTAGCTCCATCATTAACCCCTTCATCCCTTAGTCACGTCCAGCTCCAGAACAAACCCAACAATCACACAAAGAGCCTTCAGTCTTGAAACCTAGATGGCATCTCCCCTTATTCTGTAACTCCTCTACATCTGCACAGGATGCCCTATGGACACCTTCAGCTGAATCACAGCcctgctccctctccccttcccctcctcccctgggtACTTACGGCCAAAGCGCAGCTCATCACCCTTGCTAGTTTCTCCATTGGCATATTTCGACTGCACCCAGCACTTCCAAGCATTGACACCATAGGAATAGTTGAGTCCAGTACAACTAGGCTGGCTGCTCATGGAGTCCCGGGAACAGCTCTCTGAAAGCACCAGCCGCTTTTGACcctggagaggaagagaaaggagtggGTAGCAGAGGTAAGGCAAGGAGCACTGTGGAAGCAAGTCAGGACAGTGTTCACCACCAGGGCGGGGTGGGACCAATTTAAGAATGCAGCAAGCTTCCACAGCACAGGACCCCAGGAACAGCTCTGATGAGCTCTGATGAACTGGGGAGAAACTAGAGTTTGGCTGTACCTTAATGCAAACagtccctggagaatggaatggcaacccactccagtattcttgcctggagaattctatggacagaggagcgtggtgggctacagtccatggggttgcaaagagttggacatgactgagtgaataacacaacACAATGCACACAGTGGTAGAGAAAGGAGGCTAGGGAAGGGGAAACTAAGGCTTCTGATTTGGCTACGAaagccccacacccaccccactGCCCTTCATGCCTCCATCCCTCTTCTGTGGATATAGAAGCTCCAGTCCTCACCTTCCTCATGGCTCGGGGAAGGTCTTGTTCAGTAGACACGTCCTCAGGCCCTACCAGGCCACAATCAAAGAGGAAGTCCACACTGGGGTTAATGTCCAAAGGATCTagaggggaaaggaagaagaaatcgATTTTTTAAGACCTCAACCCTGTAgtcctcccacctcactcccacTACTTGTCCACTTGACTCGAGATGAGCCTCCCAGACATCTTCACTATAGTCAACAGGACAAAGCTATACACAAAGAACATGCTCACAGGCATGTACACATAAAATTCACAACATTGGGAAGATTCCTAACACTACTGAATTATAAACTTAAACATGGTTAagttggtaaattttatgttatgtgtttttattttattttatttttaaactttacaatattgtattagttttataacaactacaaaaagaaaaaaaaaaaaaaaaacaagactcaaGTGTAAAAAAGTGTCCTGGTATCTCTGGCACTGCTCTCTGTGAGAGTCTTCTGTTTAGGGTCATTCTTGGGGTCACAAGCAACATTTCTTTCCTGACGGTACACATGCTACTATATGCAGTGGGCACACCCTGAATCCTACTCACTCTTGGGGAAGTCTGCCTCCAAGTCTTGTCCAGGCTCATCCAACACATTGGCCATCTTGACGGCCATGGCCAGGACATCATCCCGAGCTGGCCCAAACAGGTCACAATCTTCCAGAAGTCCCTCTGCACTCTGGTTGCTCACAAGATCTGGGTGGCAGGGAGGTTGGCTCAGTCTCTGCAGCTCTTCCTTGGTGCCCCCCAAAGGCTTTCAGGGGCTGATCCCAACTGTTCCCCATCCCACCAGGCAACAGGATCACCATTCTCCACCCCCTTAGGCAGACACAGACTGGCAGCACCCTGTCTCCCTCACCACCGCTGCCCATGGCATACCACAAAGGTCAGATGAGGCCTTGTCCAACTCCTCAGCCTCTGCGATCATCTCTGCCATAGCCAGGATATCGGCCTCCAAGGGGTTGGACGGGATCTTCACCTTCAGCTCCTCAATGGTCTCCACAATCTTGTCTGTGCTCTCCAAGGTAGTGGGCAGGAACATGGGCACAGGCACCTGGAGGCATGAATCCCAACTAAATGCCAAGAACCACACTAGCACATGAGATGAACAGCTAgtgagagggagggagtgggggtggtggcCTCCAGcctggaaaagtgaaagaggCCCCCAGCAGGAAGGGCAGGAACACTCACCGGGATAGGCATTGAGAAAGGCACCGGGACTTTCTGGCAGTACAGATGCATAGGCACTGGCACAAAGATGGGCACTGGGATGGGCAGCACGATCACCTGTGGCTTCCACTCTTCTATTGACAAGAAAGGGGTCTTCTCAGAGACCCTGGCAGATGAGTCACATCTACCCCAGGACCTGATACTtgttcatcacccccaaaagctCTAACATGTGCTCAGTATCACAAAGCTGCCCTTGAAACAAATGTTGACAGATGACCCTGGGACTCCAGAACAATATGCAGGACACTTCAGCCATCTAAGAAACTCCCTTGTCCAGCTCCCAGGCATAGGAAGAGGCCTAAGACCATAAAATACAGCCTGTGGCACCTTGGTACCCTCGCTCACCTGTCTGACTCCCTTTGGACTTCATCTCCACCTTGCAGGAGACCCCCCGATTCTGCATCAGTGGTTTACACATAGCAGCTTTGTTTTTGCGGGGTGCTGCTgggggtggtggcggtggtggtggagGAGTGGAAGCAGCAGGGGCTGGTCGGGTCTTCACAGGGATCTGCAAACACAAAGGAACATGAGTACCACTGCTACAGTAACCCCTTTGAGACCATCTTCCCCCTTGGCTCTTGCCTTGACCTTGCCCAGATTTCCATTTTCCTGTAGGGTCTTTATGGTGTTTCTGTTCTCCACTTTGGTTTGAGAGGGTGTCTGGGGCTTTGCCTCAGAAGACTGACCTGTAGATCAAAACAAATGAATGCTCTCATCTGAGGCACTAGCTCTCTGTTTTCCTCACCCCTGCTCCAGGAGGGCTTTGTTAACAGAACTCCGAATGTGAATGGTAAGTCTAGAATTTTCCCTTCACTCCACCCCAGCTCTAATCTTCTCTAGGTCCCAGCAATAGTGGCCAAAAAGATTCTTTGCTCCCGGCTGCCAAGAAGGATTAAAAACATTGCTTCCCCAATAACCCATAATTTGAGACCTTCCATTAAATGGCCATCAGGAGTTTAGTACCCCTGGAGTGTGGAGGTGCCATGGTGATATTCTAGAAATGACAATAGTCTTCATTCTCCCTAAAGGTGTTTACGTTGAGCTTGTGTTGAcacttccttctctctgaaaAGGAACCACAACCCCTATATGCCCCACTCTACCAGGGCAGGTACCCATTCCTTACAATATATACCTTATAGAAAATCAGTAGGATCTAACTCTCAGAACCCCTTTTTAAAAGCTCTCAGAACCTTTAAATGAGACTCCTCTAGTACCTGCACAGTTCAGAAGCTAAAAAACAACACAGAAACAGGAGCTCTGGCCAGGGATGAGGTGAaagcaggagaggaagaagaaaggggcTGGGCCCAGGGTCAGAGGAGTCCAGGCCAGTTCTAAcaaactgtgccccctgcccaGGACTCACTGTTCAGGAGGCTCTCAGGCCCACTCTGGGTATCCAGGTTGGGTTGGTTCTGCTGGCTGTAGAAGCGCAGCAGACACTGTTGGTTGCAGAAATGACGGATCTGCCCACGCCAGTGGATGGTCTCCAGCAGCTTCCCCTGGCGCTTACAGGCATGGCACCGGGCAGCCTGAGGGTGTTGACAGGGTGGTCAGACCTGCCTCCCTAAAATGTGCTGGGTCCCTTGCCCTGGGATAAGCCATGCCACTCTACGGAAGCTGGGCTAGTCGGAACCTCCTCCCTGGAGATGGACCCACAGCCTGATGATGGCACAACAGCCCGTGCTCCTTGCTGCCCTTTCCTTCCTTTGTGACATGCAGCCCCCCTTACCTTGCAGTACCACAGCAGGTACTTGCTCTTACAGTCCTCGCTGCAGAAGTCCCAGGTGCTGCCATCCAGCTGCTCAGTGACTCCGCGCTGGCAGGTCTGGGAGCAATAGGTACAAGTGATACAGCATAATCCCAGCTTCTTAGTGAAGTCCTGTTTGTATAGCAGCACACAGCCTggaaagggggcaacagagaagagTCCAGAGACATGAGATCTCCATGTGGCCATGAGACCCAACTTTCTCAAGGCAGTGCACCTGAAATGTTTAACAGCCTCCAG
This genomic interval from Bos indicus x Bos taurus breed Angus x Brahman F1 hybrid chromosome X, Bos_hybrid_MaternalHap_v2.0, whole genome shotgun sequence contains the following:
- the ZMYM3 gene encoding zinc finger MYM-type protein 3 isoform X5, with the translated sequence MDPSDFPSPFDPLTLPEKPLAGDLPVDMEFGEDLLESQTAPTRGWAPPGPSPSSGALDLLDTPAGLEKDPGVLDGATELLGLGGLLYKAPSPPEVDHGPEGTLAWDASDQTLEPGPGGRTPEVVPPDPGAGANPSSPEGLLEPLAPDSPITLQSPHIEEEETTSIATGRRGSPGQEEELPQGQPQSPNGPPSPSVGETLGDGINSSQTKPGSPSPPAHPSLPGDGLTGKASEKPPERVQKRSERVRRVEPPKPEVVDSTESNDPNDEDFVPFRPRRSPRMSLRSSVAQRAGRSSVGTKMTCAHCRTPLQKGQTAYQRKGLPQLFCSSSCLTTFSKKPSGKKTCTFCKKEIWNTKDSVVAQTGSGGSFHEFCTSVCLSLYEAQQQRPIPQSGDLADATRCSICQKTGEVLHEVSNGSVVHRLCSNSCFSKFRANKGLKTNCCDQCGAYIYTKTGSPGPELLFHEGQQKRFCNTTCLGAYKKKNTRVYPCVWCKTLCKNFEMLSHVDRNGKTSLFCSLCCTTSYKVKQAGLTGPPRPCSFCRRSLSDPCYYNKVDRTVYQFCSPSCWTKFQRTSPEGGIHLSCHYCHSLFSGKPEVLDWQDQVFQFCCRDCCEDFKRLRGVVSQCEHCRQEKLLHEKLRFSGVEKSFCSEGCVLLYKQDFTKKLGLCCITCTYCSQTCQRGVTEQLDGSTWDFCSEDCKSKYLLWYCKAARCHACKRQGKLLETIHWRGQIRHFCNQQCLLRFYSQQNQPNLDTQSGPESLLNSQSSEAKPQTPSQTKVENRNTIKTLQENGNLGKVKIPVKTRPAPAASTPPPPPPPPPAAPRKNKAAMCKPLMQNRGVSCKVEMKSKGSQTEEWKPQVIVLPIPVPIFVPVPMHLYCQKVPVPFSMPIPVPVPMFLPTTLESTDKIVETIEELKVKIPSNPLEADILAMAEMIAEAEELDKASSDLCDLVSNQSAEGLLEDCDLFGPARDDVLAMAVKMANVLDEPGQDLEADFPKNPLDINPSVDFLFDCGLVGPEDVSTEQDLPRAMRKGQKRLVLSESCSRDSMSSQPSCTGLNYSYGVNAWKCWVQSKYANGETSKGDELRFGPKPMRIKEDILACSAAELNYGLAQFVREITRPNGERYEPDSIYYLCLGIQQYLLENNRMVNIFTDLYYLTFVQELNKSLSTWQPTLLPNNTVFSRVEEEHLWECKQLGVYSPFVLLNTLMFFNTKFFGLQTAEEHMQLSFTNVVRQSRKCTTPRGTTKVVSIRYYAPVRQRKGRDTGPGKRKRDDEAPILEQRENRMNPLRCPVKFYEFYLSKCPESLRTRNDVFYLQPERSCIAESPLWYSVIPMDRSMLESMLNRILAVREIYEELGRPGEEDLD